The window CATACCGTGTAGGCAGGTTTTACGACGGCTTCGCCGCCGAACGGGGGTAAACCCCCTCACCACAAAAGCTGGCTCCCACAGGGGCAGCATTGTTCCTATCGACATTTACCGGGAGATCACGTCGGGTGATCTCCCGGTTTTTTTGCATCAGGCAAACACGAAATACTTGCGCACGGTTTCAACCACTTCCCACGTGCCTTTCATGCCCGGCTCGATGACGAAAATATCACCGGCGCGCAGATGGATCGGCTCTTTTCCTTCTGGGGTGATGATGCAGTACCCCTCGCGGAAATCGCAGTATTCCCACTTCACGTATTCCACATACCATTTGCCCGGCGTGCAGATCCAGGTGCCCATGATCTTGCTGCCGTCTTCGCTGGTGTAGGCGTTGAGGTTGACGGTGTGCGGGTCGCCTTCGAGTTTTTCCCATTTGCAGGCGTCGAGCACCGGCAGTGGATGGGTATCGCGAAGAACGGTAATAGGTGCGGTCATGTGGACTCCGGGGCAGTGGACTAGAGAACTGAAGTCGCACCCTATAGCGCCCGTCTGCCGCTCAGTTGTCTGTACTCGACATTGAGCTGTCCAGAAACGCGCATTGCGCTCAAAGATGAAAGCCCAAGGGTAAAGTCTGCCCCTCAGGGGAGAGTCAAGGCGTGCAGCAAGGCCTTCGCATAGCCGGGCAGCGTCTCAAAGTCCCGCGCACAGAGCAGGAG of the Pseudomonas frederiksbergensis genome contains:
- a CDS encoding cupin domain-containing protein → MTAPITVLRDTHPLPVLDACKWEKLEGDPHTVNLNAYTSEDGSKIMGTWICTPGKWYVEYVKWEYCDFREGYCIITPEGKEPIHLRAGDIFVIEPGMKGTWEVVETVRKYFVFA